Within Nematostella vectensis chromosome 1, jaNemVect1.1, whole genome shotgun sequence, the genomic segment CGACTTTTTCACTTGGTAAGTGATAAAGTCGCAAGTACGAAATGTGTAACTTGCAAAGTGGCAAGTGGTATGCTGTGAAGTCGCAAGTACGAACTGATAAAGTCGCAAAAGTGTAAAGTGTACGACTTTGAACATTCCACTTCGTGGTGTCACATCTCGGCCACTAAAATTTCGTGTGTTTCGTTAGTTTTTGTTGTGGATCAGATTTGGATGCATGTGAGACATGAGCTGAATAGAAGTcagttttgttattattattatttttttttttgggggggggaagaGATCCATCGACTTTGAATTTGATGTAACgtaaaaaggaaaaacttTAGAAGGCGTCTCAGATCAGCGGAgctatttttaaatatcacgACCTTTAGTTTATTTGAATTTCAAAGTGGGTTGCATCCTTGGAAACCCAGCTGTTTTTTCTGTCTCAGCGTTTCACTCccgaaataaaattttatctCGTGAGTATTCGAGGATGAGTGGAATACGGTAATCCTGTTTACGCGAGAGCCTGGGTCTAGTTGCTACGTGTCCGTCGTGTTGGTGTCATGGCGGCCGGCAGCTTGTGCTGGTGGTGCGTACTCAATCATTCCACGCGTCTCCACAGCCAACACAGTAATACTCGCTTCTCGCAGAAGAAGATAATTGCGCCTTCATGAGGACCTTCCCAGTTGCACGGTTGCTTATATTTTTCGTTGTCGTCGGGGCAAAGAATAACGAAGCCACAAACGGCACTGAAACGCGGCGTAGACGACGTAAAAAACACTCTAAGATGGTACCGTACGTTAAGGTTGTTAAGAATTCAGATGATGAGATGGCGGTCGATTTGCCCAGTCAGGACATAACTTCAGGCTGTTCGGAAGATGAAGAACCGTTTGGAAGGTTGTTGAAAACAAGTCATGGACGGCAGACTACTATGGATGGACCGGAAGCGAAACTTGACTCATCCGAATCGAATGAAAATCTGGATTTAGAACTTTTGTTACCAGATAACCTGGAATTGATAAGGACTAAGGGTGATAAATCACCGGCCGTCGAGGAAACATGGTTTGTTATTGCCCTGCAAGTTTTCTTTCCGTTTCTTATCGCGGGTTTTGGTACCGTTGCTGCCGGCCTTGTGTTGGATATTGTGCAggtaaacaataataacaacagcaCTAACAGGGTCTTTATGACGGATGCTACAATCAGGTTAACATAATCGTCACAGCTGTTACAAAAACTGATTAACTGTCACTACTTGGTGGCCTGTATGCAGTAAATGTCaaattttggcttttttgCTGAAGGATACTCCAGTTCACATCAATTTGAAAGTTATGTCGATCGATACTGCGATTCTCAATTGCTAATTGGctagctttttttaaattttgtattCTGGTGGTCAGGAAGTGCGGCTCACACTATAGGATAATAGGTTACTTCTCCAGATTATTTGAAGACTCACGCTACATTTTATCTTATTGTGTTCATTTGCAGCATTGGAAAGTGTACCAACAGATTTCAGAAATATTCATATTAGTACCTGCACTACTGGGACTGAAAGGCAACTTAGAAATGACATTGGCATCAAGACTATCCACTGCAGTAAGTGGTTATTCCTTATAAACCAATGAGCTCAGCCTAACTGGGAGCTCAatgcatcttttttttttttacttaactCAATTACTAAACCTTGTAAAACACATCACATAGATGCATTGTTATTGACCTACAAGTTGCTGTATCAGTTCAGTAACAATACATCATTGTTGGAATGGAGTAGTAAGAGGTTTTTTTATGTATGCATTTCAGGCAAATATTGGACACACAGATAACAGTAAAGATAAGTGGAAACTTGTCGGTGGAAATCTAGCACTGCTTCAGGTAGGTTTCAAGGCATCAGTATCTTAGACCTATTAAATTATCTTCTATAGAATGTTCAATTCACCATTCCCTATAGAAGGCCATTAAAAAAAGAGATTTGGATATTTAGTTTGTTGATACAAACAAAGTTGTTGGGACAGTTTTATGCAATGCCTTgagatagaaaccatgtataGGGCCTTTGCTTGAAGAATCACTGGTAATCCATTGAAACTAAAATGTCTGCACTGTGTGTGTCTATGATCAGTCATTCTGTATACCTTGTAAATCCAGTATTCTAAGTAACATAATGACTGTTTGAGACTATATAACAACTGTTGATAGTGTGAAATTGAGTCATCGATCTGTTTGGTTCTTATTAGGTACAAGCTACAGTTGTTGGAGCTTTGGCCGCCATAGCTGCGGTTGTCATGGGGTGGGTCCTTGATGGCCACTTTGACATCAACCATGCCACCCTGCTTTGTGCCAGTGGACTTGTTACGGCAACATCAGCAAGTTTTATCCTTGGCTCTGTCATGGTTGCTGTGGTGCTGTTCTCAAGATACTGCAAGATTAACCCTGATAATGTAGCAACACCAATTGCTGCTAGTTTAGGAGACCTCACTACGTTGTCATTGCTTTCTTGGATTAGCAaatttttatataataaaataggtaatttgattattttaattgttatGTGTAGTATGATAACAGTAGTATAGAAAGTAGGAGAAAAAACATATTCTCATCAACTTAGTCAATCTGCTACTTCAAGACTTCCTGTCTAAAAATGTCTTAATCTTAAAATTGTCATGATTAACAGGAGGTACAAAATTATGTTAATGTTATGTATAAAAAAGTCCACCTTTCAAGTTGCTTTTCATTGAAGTTGGCTCATAAGCAATACGTATATAGGTCAATTATGTAAATGTACATGAAATGCTGTAGTAAGGTGAAAAAAGTAACAGTTATTGCATTTGCTTGACTGAGGTGACCAGAGTAAACATCTTGGATAATCATCATACAAATCAAGGCTACTGTTGATGGAGTGATACCACACATAACACTGTATCTTATTCTTTAAAAACAAAGCTTTGAGAACATTACCATGTTTATAGGTAGTTTAGAAAAGTGTATGATTTCCATTGACTGCTCCAATGTACTTTGTCTTGTAGGTACTGAGCATCACTGGGTGGCACCGGTGATATGTGTGGGGTTTTTTGTGGTGTTGCCAGTATGGTGCTATATATGCCACAAGAATCACTTCACACATGATGTACTCTACTCTGGATGGGTGCCTGTCATCAGTGCAATGGTAATTAGCAGGTAATTCCTTTTCCAGGAAGATATGTTTGTATATGTAATGCATTTTTGTGTTATGTGCATGAAGGGGCATACGGTTGTGTAATTCAATTAACATGCAATGTTCTTTCTTCAGTTCTGGTGGTCTAGTGCTCGACTATGCAGTTGTTAGTTATCATGGTATAGCTGTTTTTAGTCCAGTCATGAATGGTAAGTACAGCTATCCTTTTTCTtaacttatttttattatttagacAAGTAACATTTATTCAAAAAGACCTTTATTTGTCTTGTTTATCATATGTTAATTGCCCTGTCAGCTGTAACCTTTCTAGTGAAGTTCCTAATATCTTTACTAGGatgatcataataatcattgtcttgatttttttaccaGGTGTTGGGGGTAATCTTGTAGCTGTCCAAGCAAGCAGATTATCAACACATCTACATCAGCTTGGCAGGCCAGGAAGACTCCCTAAGGGCAGTAAATACAAAGGATGTATAGACACCTTCTTTGGACCAGGTAAAATACTAAACATCCAGAGATCTTTTAGATAAAGTCAGTGAGTGGACAATATTATTAAATGCCTTTTGAGGGAACTGTGGGTATTCCTCTGTGGAAAGATAAAAGTTTGCTCCCTATTTTTATTGAACAGTATATCTTGAGGGTTGACTTTTAAAATCCAACTTCAAGAACAAACATTTTGTAAAGCAGACAGCTCTATAAGATATGTTATATATAACATGTCATGGTCCCAATGTACCAGATTTATCTGTAAAGATATGTTTTCGCCTTAGTATTACAATAAGGTCCCCTAGACTAATGCATGTCTTTGGATTTAGTGTTAAGATGTGGGATTGCACATTTCACTTCACCAAGAGAAATCTCTTCCCACTCAGTCTCTGCCTGGCTTCAAGTTAATCATAGTGGGGGTGCATTAAGAAATGAGAATCACTTGTATTGTTTCAGGCGCTGATGCCAAAACAGTGCGAGTGCTGATGCTTTTGGTCGTACCTGGCCATCTTGTGTTCTTGTACACCATACGTATGATGCAAGGTGGACATACCTCATTTACTGCAGTCTTCACCACGTTCTACTTATTGGTGGGCGTGTTACAGGTGAGCAGGTTAGAAGATTATAAGGGGTTGGGTGATTCTGTTTGGACCCATCCATGGGGAAAGTCGACTTTTGTACAAAGAATGTCATAACATCCGGTTTTACTTTGGATAACTAAATTACTTTTTacatgacatttttttttctgtgaaggAAGAAGTTGAATGGAGTTCAACAATTATTTTTACAATGACTTCTGAATAGTCTAACATTTTGGTGATAAAAAGGATTTGCAAAGGGCATATTTAACTTAACGTTATTTCATTCCAGGTATCCTTTCTTCTCTTGCTGGCTAACTGGCTTGTTCACTGGATGTGGAAGAGGGGCAAAGACCCTGATAATTGCACCATACCATATCTGACTGCTCTAGGCGACCTACTGGGTACAGCCTTACTTGCCGCAGCCTTTCACTTCCTCTGGTTTATTGGAGACCGAGATAGTGACGTTGGAGATTAAATATAGTGTCACTTTCATAGAATAACAGTAGCCCGTCATGCTCTCTTGAGCCTTGTCAAGCTCATTTTGTCAGCACTCTTCGCAGACTGGACTCTCAAGCATGTAGTCCACACTATGTCCAATCTATGCTCCGGAAGTTATTTGGTGGGTGGGTTTTCAAGCATTTGCAAGCTACTGTATATCCTTGAGCCCAGAGAACACTTTGCCTATCCTTGTCCCTGCTCTATATGGCAAGTGGTCATTGCAGGGTGATGGATTCAGCTTTCCAGACTTGATTTTTGAGCATGGAGTATCCTTCTCTCTGAACTTGTTTATGCTCAATGGCCCTGTGGTCTTTGCAGATTCTCAACAATATAGTTGAGTCTGACGCTTGAAGACCCAGCAGTGCTCCCCTTTAGCCGGGAAGGCAGCTGTGTCTTTGAGTATTTTAAGCATCttatgtttgttttaattttttttcaaccaaGTTATTGGTTCTTAGATGATCTGGAACACAATGAAGCATTTTATTCTGTTTCATGAAAAAAATGGAGATATTTGCTATCATACTCGAACAAAGAGAAGTTTCCCAAGATCCCCAGCACAGACAGAAATTATGCCAAAAATTGCTGTACTTgtttatttaagaaaaaaagatagtACAACAGTATTTTTTAAAACAGCCATGTAATATTATGGTccaaagaaaattataaaaatattgaaaagtTTTTATAAAAGCCATTATAAAacctaaaataaataaaatttaaaggaTTTTTATATAGGACTAATAAAATACACCTACACTCTTCTTTAGTGAGAGTAAGCCGTTTGTTAGCATTCTTTGTATGCTGACACAAAATGTTGCACGTGTATTAGACTGACAGTCTCGTCTTTGCTGGTTCCTAAGTCAAGCTCATCCCCGCACCACTACCCCTGGCGGCAGTAGAGGGATGTCTAAATATTTTGGGACATGGTTATCTTAGTTTCCTGCCGGAGCGCTttcggatcctagtgtgtggattacATATTCTATGTGGGTTTTTTCCCGTTGAGTCCGGATTCCATTTTTGTTTACCAGGATTCTTGTATTCTGGATTCCGAAttctagtgtgtggattccggattccagtagCATGGATTCCGGGTTCCaagtctcattttttcatggattccggattacctaTCACGGGGCGAACGGACTGCAAAGGAGACTAGTTCTCTCTGGGAAAATCCAGAAATTGCTAAAAATAGCTAAATGGACATCTCACATCTTAATACCAAACCCGAAGACTTGGCACTGAAACAAAGCGAGATGCTGTTTGATAAAATTGCTGACTCAGAGAAAATCAAGACGCCGTTACATGAGAACGAAGGATAGACACCCTGGCCTTTAATTGCCCTCCTGCACCCGGACCGTGAAGACAGTCATTGTCTGAGATGATTGATATCGCAGTTACTGAATTAAATCATTGAACACCATCTCGAGACGTGATTCTTGATCTAATTGTTGgcaattgttttgatttttagtATTAAAGGTTAACTATACGCAGTACTTGCTTGTTGGCTGTGCgtttcgttttttttaaaatctaaTTTTTAATTGCTATTACAGCATTGGTCCTCCGTCCAAGCGTGTTACGAGGTCAACTCACTAACACTTAGCATGTTAAGTGCCCGTGAAGTATTTATTTCCGGGTAGAAAACAAGACTATCAAAGAATTTAACACAACACACCAAATTGCTTATCGCGCTTGGCTTAGGTGAGTGCAAGTACTGTAAACCTGTCAACACCTCATTACGTAAAAAGTGTTCACCGCGCGAATCTTTGATTATTGTATTAGACTTCTATAGAACACCTGTAGCGCCGTTATACCAATATCGCTACAAATTAAAGCTGGAAATTGTTATTTCAACTATTAATAAATCAGCCATTCCGTGCGAAATGAACAAATGTTTTGAACGACGAAGCCTTCAAATCGCCATTGCTGTAGCGAATACAAGGATGACTGGGGCTgtccaaccccccccccctccccccctagcTACGGCCTTCGTAGCGATATTTGGCTGATTTGGGATCATATTGTTCGGAAAAATGTCTACCGGAAAGTAAATGACATGTCGACTATTAAAGATGTAGTCTTTTACATTTTAGTTTTAAACAGACAAGGAACGGTCAATTTTATCACGTCACATGTGCAGAACGAGAGAAGAAACCAAGAGGCTACACGTCCGGTGTGAATCATATATTACATGATCTTCTTCGGATAGAACTGTAACGGATaggactgtaactcagattttgttgtttatctaattacttgctctatgtgtagcaagcaatatgtagggtctactatcaatagttttaggaagcgttttaataatcataaaagtaggttaaataagcaccctagtttaccggttagtgaaagagttaaggatgaccttatctatcaacattttcattgcgacaatcatttaggtcttaataatgttatggtacaacttatagataagtgtaactctgaggctcagcttagggaaagggaaggtcagtgggcttatcggcttaagtctatctacccgcggggtcttaatagtgatgactttttttgtagtaggaacccacgtagagatgtgtaaattctttttttccatagcgcgcgctattctagaaaatgcgcgtttttgtcagttgtaatgtttttgcgtctcgtgccactattctgatgtaaataagcttgtaacgattcaacttcttcagtctgccctgaagaagacgaaaatttggcagagtcgatctTCTTCGGGATGCACTCGGAGCTGCGCGTGCCAAGCATAGTCCTTTGGGGAATAATCTTTGCGGGGCTTATTGTTtatgccatatttggttaCTGCATTTTTAACCgtccaatcaaatgtctcgACGCGTGCTGGGATGAGGATGTGGTGGATAACCCGGGCGTGTATGCACATTATGGGACCCGGATCGACCGGCCATCACAGACAAGGCTTGAGCTGGGATTCCCGTCTACTCTTCCCCTTTTTTTGTGCTGCTTCCAAAAGCTCCACAGAGTTCTTGGAATgtatcattttatttgtcctCTACTTCCTCAGAGTTCTTAGAATgtatcattttatttgtcctaCTTCCTTAGAGTTCCACAGAGTTCTTAGAATgtatcattttatttgtcctaCTTTCTCAGAGCTCCTAGAGTTTCCACAGAGTTCTTAGAATGTATCATTTTATTTGTGCTGCTTCCTCAGAGTTCCACAGAGTTCTTAGAATGTATCATTTTATCTATCCTACTTCCTTAGAGTTCCACAGAGTTCTTAGAATgtatcattttatttgttctaCTTTCTCAGAGCTCCTAGAGTTTCACAGAGTTCTTAGAATGTATCATTTTATCTATCCTACTTCCTTAGAGTTCCACAGAGTTCTTAGAATgtatcattttatttgtcctaCTTTCTCAGAGCTCCTAGAGTTTCACAGAGTTCTTAGAATGTATCATTTTATTTGTGCTGCTTCCTCAGAGTTCCTGGTCCGCGATCCAGACTCTTATGAGTTGGTGTCCCAGAACGCGAGTCACGTGGTTTATCGAGCTGTATTCAACAAAGCCACACACCCTATCAAGACATGCTGTGATTGCGTAGCCAACGGTGCGTTAGGAAATGTACAGGGCTGGTGGATATGGTGTAGTTTGCACTTGGGCGGGGCTAGTGGGTATTGCTTTAGGCCGTGACGGGAGGGATAGTATCAAACATATTATTTATGTCCTCTATTTAAATATGGATATTGGGGCGAAATAGAAATTCCTATAACAATAATTGAGAATTTATATATATTGATCCAGTCGTGGCTAGAAGGTAAGGTGAAGGAAGTTAAACACCGGCTGCAGAACAGGAGACAAGCCTTGTAGTGAACCACATCCCGTAATTTTGGGCTGCTAGTAAGTGGTCAAGAAAGCGATAGAAAACGATACAGAAGTTGGCGTAGTTTGACCTTGATAGAAGTGTTTGCATAACGCGAAATATAGGGGCAAAAATCTGGTAATTTCATTGATACTATCTTACCCCTATGAGGGCTCTAATTTAATTCGTCGCTTTTTGCAGGACTCTAGGACTCCGTACGTAGAAGTGGTCACTAAAGCGGACTAAGGAGCCACGAGATTCTTTGCCGAGCCAGTTAACGAGGCTTTTGCCCTTTTCATCTATTCACACTTGTTTAGTTTTTGAATGATTTGTTTTACCTATTGTATTGGGTACTTCGATATATAAAAAGCAATATTGTATTTCCTTCATGGGTTTGTTCGCGTGTACATTTCCAGCCCTTACCTCGAGAGAGCGCCATCTCGTTCCCAGACCCCTGATCTTCTTGCGCAAATAAATTCAATAGCAGTATAGGAGTCCTCGTTTCTACCAAGGACATGTTTCCTTTCAAGAGCTAGATCCAGTGGTGAAACGCCTGAAATGCTCTGTATTTGGTCTTGCTTATTGACTTTCTCATTGCGAATCTTTAACTTCCAATGTGATTGCTCAGTTTGTGATTTTAATAACTTTGTTCTTTTAATAAGTGAGCTTTGATGTGGAATTTTCACGATGTCAGAAAGTGCTTATTGACTTTCTCATTGCGAATCTTTAACTTCCAATGTTATTGCTCAGTTTGTGATTTATATAACTTTGTTCTTTTAATAAGTGAGCTTTGATGTGGAATTTTCACGATGTCAGAAAGTGCTTATTGACTTTCTCATTGCAAATCTTTAACTTCCAATGTAATTGCTCAGTTTGTGATTTTAATAACTTTGTTCTTTTAATAAGTGAGCTTTGATGTGGAATTTTCACGATGTCAGAAAGTGCTTATTGACTTTCTCATTGCGAATCTTTAACTTCCAATGTTATTGCTCAGTTTGTGATTTATATAACTTTGTTCTTTTAATAAGTGAGCTTTGATGTGGAATTTTCACGATGTCAGAAAGTGCTTATTGACTTTCTCATTGCGAATCTTTAACTTCCAATGTTATTGCTCAGTTTGTGATTTTAATAACTTTGTTCTTTTAATAAGTGAGCTTTGATGTGGAATTTTCACGATGTCAGAAAGTGTTCTTCCTCCTTGCGCGTGTTATACAGGGGCGTAGCCggggggggtggcctagggggccgCCCCCTCTttaagcagccaaaaatacaataaatgtaCGAGACATTATCTACAATACAGGATAAAATGCCTTGacagtcccttttgggcccctcctgttaaaCATCCTGGCAACGCCGCTGGTTGATGGTACTGCGGTACCAGGTTGGATCTAGCTATTTCTCAAGAGAAAGAGTTTGGATCTTTCAAGTCATCTTTTGACAAAAAGCGAAGTTATTAGGAGATGGGGAAATTGGAATACGTACCAACGTATATGTACCATAATATTATTTGGATACCCTGCAAAGCTATCCATAAGTGCCCGAGGGTGCGCTTCAGCAGCCGACATTGTCGCTGGGGGAGAGGGA encodes:
- the LOC5517175 gene encoding solute carrier family 41 member 1 is translated as MRTFPVARLLIFFVVVGAKNNEATNGTETRRRRRKKHSKMVPYVKVVKNSDDEMAVDLPSQDITSGCSEDEEPFGRLLKTSHGRQTTMDGPEAKLDSSESNENLDLELLLPDNLELIRTKGDKSPAVEETWFVIALQVFFPFLIAGFGTVAAGLVLDIVQHWKVYQQISEIFILVPALLGLKGNLEMTLASRLSTAANIGHTDNSKDKWKLVGGNLALLQVQATVVGALAAIAAVVMGWVLDGHFDINHATLLCASGLVTATSASFILGSVMVAVVLFSRYCKINPDNVATPIAASLGDLTTLSLLSWISKFLYNKIGTEHHWVAPVICVGFFVVLPVWCYICHKNHFTHDVLYSGWVPVISAMVISSSGGLVLDYAVVSYHGIAVFSPVMNGVGGNLVAVQASRLSTHLHQLGRPGRLPKGSKYKGCIDTFFGPGADAKTVRVLMLLVVPGHLVFLYTIRMMQGGHTSFTAVFTTFYLLVGVLQVSFLLLLANWLVHWMWKRGKDPDNCTIPYLTALGDLLGTALLAAAFHFLWFIGDRDSDVGD